The following proteins are encoded in a genomic region of Sorangiineae bacterium MSr12523:
- a CDS encoding PEGA domain-containing protein, with translation MKHRAAASFFALAMTGLVGVAGAADDVKHAEDERAKMLFSSGGQAYASGQYAAAIQAFTAANRATPTPAIVYSLAQAHRRQYFIDRNPEHLQKAIANFQSYVQQVPIGGRRAEAVESLSELESIVARTGGAKELGARSKEEPARLMITTQPSGARVSVDGGRWWKAPYAADVSAGKHRIHVSLDGYFDEDREVLAVDHVLVPVPVELRERPARLTVSAPKDCAIAIDGQTVGITPRPDFFEIASGVHRISVTKNGYRTFSQDIDFRRNERRALSVALRPTGQRVLARSLMIGGGALVVASGVFIVLALKQQQAALDVQEAQRSRLRLEGDDQDYRDAREARDRWRTASIAAFSVGGAALATGIVLHAFDPPAVPPPRSHPIERTPRSPGPFEPVEMSVIPVLGPTTAGFTLTGKF, from the coding sequence ATGAAGCACCGCGCGGCCGCGTCCTTTTTCGCACTGGCCATGACCGGTCTCGTTGGGGTTGCCGGGGCGGCGGACGATGTGAAACATGCCGAGGACGAGCGTGCAAAAATGCTTTTCAGCTCGGGGGGCCAAGCCTATGCCTCCGGGCAATACGCGGCTGCGATTCAGGCCTTCACTGCGGCGAATCGTGCAACGCCCACGCCTGCCATCGTCTATTCGTTGGCGCAGGCACACCGGCGGCAGTATTTCATCGACCGCAATCCCGAGCATCTCCAAAAGGCGATTGCGAATTTCCAATCGTACGTGCAGCAGGTCCCTATTGGCGGCCGTCGTGCCGAGGCCGTGGAGTCTCTGTCCGAGCTGGAGTCGATTGTCGCGCGAACGGGGGGCGCGAAAGAGCTCGGCGCGCGCAGCAAGGAGGAGCCTGCACGGCTCATGATCACGACGCAGCCGAGCGGCGCACGGGTATCCGTCGACGGCGGGCGATGGTGGAAGGCTCCGTATGCCGCGGACGTCTCGGCCGGCAAGCATCGCATCCACGTGAGCCTCGATGGCTATTTCGATGAGGATCGCGAGGTGCTCGCCGTCGATCACGTTCTCGTTCCGGTGCCGGTGGAGCTGCGAGAGCGCCCTGCGCGTCTTACCGTTTCGGCGCCGAAGGACTGTGCAATTGCCATCGATGGGCAAACCGTCGGGATAACGCCTCGGCCCGATTTCTTCGAAATCGCCTCCGGGGTTCATCGGATCTCGGTCACGAAGAATGGATACAGGACGTTCTCGCAGGATATCGATTTTCGCCGCAACGAGCGCAGGGCGCTGTCCGTCGCGCTGCGTCCGACGGGGCAACGAGTCCTCGCGCGCTCGTTGATGATCGGGGGAGGCGCGCTCGTCGTGGCCAGCGGCGTGTTCATCGTGCTCGCGTTGAAGCAGCAACAGGCGGCTCTCGATGTGCAGGAAGCGCAGAGGTCCCGCCTCCGTTTGGAGGGCGACGACCAGGACTACCGCGATGCTCGGGAAGCGCGCGATCGGTGGCGGACCGCGTCCATCGCAGCGTTCTCGGTGGGAGGCGCGGCGCTCGCGACGGGGATCGTGCTCCACGCCTTCGACCCACCGGCGGTGCCTCCACCGCGGTCGCATCCCATCGAGCGTACGCCGCGTTCGCCAGGGCCATTCGAGCCCGTGGAGATGTCCGTCATACCCGTGTTGGGGCCGACCACCGCGGGCTTTACCCTGACTGGCAAATTCTGA
- a CDS encoding VCBS repeat-containing protein has product MKFRRFGGVLVAGLAGMFSCRALPDTGECGNDVAEAGEDCDGTLPGTVCKECRFRCTAPDSTTSERIDCPIGYFCAPKADRTWPGGPRDDKQHRCRAPSGNFEVIPLQAASKAFLDVADVDGDGVKEVIATSSSLTQAYSWNPRRFNPTDAAFSKVFIKIPNWSSDRDYVRPVVTPWLGPGGDALLFSAGRLAVWLPDARSHTLEPVQYPTVVFEHAEGLRVVAADTHLTIDGEASPGAELYLFRPSSDGLGPHIARLQAHVPKLIHLLREPPARLAGEVQIADLSGDKLADMAFAFKGSTVVDVFLPAQPPSDMTVALPSGYVVGGKGILLEDLDGDGKRDILVHVEGGASKSPIAVAYGLGNGTFDSSPNPSPTGHGDGHASIWNPDPSVQLGSSFPLAAGQLTNVGPSDERLCDFVFPDGILFRFSEKERYVKQPSPPHVRWEEAKIDDFNGDGFPDIVTRSKGALMFHQGSKEPMVMMRANHTVSDVTGFVVGDFDGDSQPDAACSISDATHSELRVVYNVSSPDEARTEKEDVSVPMGQFPPIERMVSGHLGSDGLADIAIVGKSSEADSRYLALLQGSAAKEMVSPLELDHLRGKNESFESLAVAVGRFADDGRLGIAALVESAEDRPAHGLWRLPLAGDAQVILGGSTYEAFPKDPLRPLAWKKASIAALDLDPKSDVPLDELLIAVPPAESKDPKGALVVARLVEGKWAIESSRPLGDALESRIPWKVQAVDIDGDQAKDLAVLFEEGKEEDGRTRVKLDVYFNDQTGTLGNPVSIAMPGYDMVDCAWLHADPHSAAKDKKDLVVLVRESSDPNGEAHVFVLTTDATKRSFSAPRALQAKESALALRPGAAVSSSRFRGSITAGDIDGDGVDDIVYSTGREATLLKGTPTTSDPPRGRR; this is encoded by the coding sequence ATGAAATTTCGACGATTCGGCGGAGTCCTGGTTGCGGGGCTGGCCGGTATGTTCTCCTGTCGCGCATTGCCCGATACGGGCGAGTGCGGAAACGACGTTGCCGAGGCGGGGGAAGACTGCGACGGTACATTGCCGGGGACGGTGTGCAAGGAATGCCGTTTTCGGTGCACGGCGCCGGACAGCACGACATCCGAGCGCATCGACTGCCCAATTGGCTATTTCTGCGCCCCGAAAGCCGATCGAACATGGCCAGGCGGACCTCGGGACGACAAACAGCACCGATGCCGTGCTCCATCTGGCAACTTCGAGGTCATCCCGCTTCAAGCGGCCTCCAAGGCGTTCCTCGACGTGGCCGACGTCGATGGAGACGGAGTGAAAGAAGTGATCGCGACGTCGTCGTCGCTCACGCAAGCTTACTCGTGGAATCCGCGGCGCTTCAACCCAACGGATGCGGCGTTCAGCAAGGTTTTCATCAAAATTCCAAATTGGAGTTCTGATCGGGATTACGTCAGGCCCGTCGTCACCCCCTGGCTCGGGCCCGGCGGTGATGCGTTGCTTTTCTCGGCCGGAAGGCTGGCCGTATGGCTTCCTGACGCGCGCTCGCACACCTTGGAGCCGGTGCAATATCCAACCGTGGTGTTCGAGCATGCGGAGGGGCTGCGCGTGGTGGCTGCGGACACCCACTTGACGATCGACGGTGAGGCGTCGCCGGGGGCCGAGTTGTACCTCTTCAGGCCGAGTTCCGACGGGCTTGGTCCTCATATCGCGCGGTTGCAGGCGCACGTCCCCAAGCTGATTCATCTACTGCGGGAGCCGCCGGCGAGACTGGCCGGCGAGGTGCAGATTGCCGACCTCAGTGGGGACAAGCTAGCCGATATGGCCTTTGCATTCAAAGGGAGTACGGTCGTCGACGTCTTCTTGCCCGCCCAACCACCCTCCGACATGACGGTGGCGCTGCCCAGCGGCTACGTCGTTGGCGGCAAAGGAATTCTCCTGGAGGATCTCGACGGTGACGGAAAGCGTGACATCCTGGTGCACGTCGAAGGCGGCGCATCCAAGTCGCCAATCGCTGTCGCCTACGGTCTGGGCAACGGAACGTTCGACTCGTCGCCGAACCCTTCGCCCACGGGCCACGGCGACGGACACGCCTCGATATGGAATCCCGATCCGTCCGTGCAACTGGGCTCCTCGTTTCCGTTGGCCGCGGGCCAACTGACCAATGTTGGTCCCAGCGACGAGCGTCTTTGCGATTTCGTTTTCCCTGATGGGATCCTATTTCGATTTTCCGAAAAAGAACGATACGTAAAGCAACCTTCGCCGCCGCACGTTCGGTGGGAAGAGGCCAAAATCGACGATTTCAATGGCGATGGCTTTCCAGATATCGTGACTCGATCCAAGGGTGCGCTCATGTTTCACCAGGGGTCGAAAGAACCCATGGTGATGATGCGTGCCAATCATACCGTGAGCGATGTGACGGGATTCGTCGTGGGCGACTTCGATGGGGATTCGCAGCCAGATGCCGCGTGTTCCATTTCGGATGCCACCCACTCCGAGCTCCGGGTCGTATACAACGTGAGCTCGCCGGACGAGGCGCGCACCGAGAAGGAGGACGTGAGCGTGCCCATGGGGCAATTCCCGCCCATCGAGCGAATGGTGTCCGGCCATTTGGGGTCGGACGGACTCGCGGACATCGCTATCGTGGGCAAATCGAGCGAGGCGGATTCGCGGTATCTGGCATTGCTTCAGGGATCGGCCGCGAAGGAAATGGTCTCCCCGCTCGAACTCGACCACCTCCGCGGCAAGAATGAGTCGTTCGAGTCGCTGGCGGTGGCCGTGGGCCGTTTTGCCGACGATGGTCGCTTGGGCATCGCTGCGCTCGTGGAGTCCGCGGAGGATCGGCCGGCCCATGGCCTCTGGCGACTTCCGTTGGCCGGCGATGCCCAAGTCATTTTGGGAGGGTCGACCTACGAGGCATTCCCGAAGGATCCTTTGCGGCCGCTCGCGTGGAAGAAGGCCTCGATTGCCGCGCTGGACCTCGATCCCAAGTCGGATGTGCCGCTGGACGAGCTGCTGATCGCCGTTCCACCGGCAGAGAGCAAGGACCCCAAAGGAGCCCTCGTCGTCGCACGGCTCGTCGAAGGCAAGTGGGCGATCGAATCGTCTCGGCCCCTCGGGGACGCCCTCGAGTCCCGCATACCTTGGAAGGTGCAGGCAGTCGACATCGACGGCGACCAAGCCAAGGACCTCGCGGTCCTGTTCGAAGAGGGCAAGGAGGAAGACGGTCGCACGCGGGTGAAGCTCGACGTCTACTTCAATGACCAAACCGGAACGCTGGGGAATCCTGTCTCGATTGCCATGCCCGGCTACGACATGGTCGATTGTGCATGGCTCCACGCGGATCCCCATTCCGCCGCAAAGGACAAGAAGGACCTCGTCGTTCTCGTGCGCGAATCGAGCGATCCGAATGGCGAAGCGCATGTCTTCGTACTGACGACCGACGCCACCAAAAGAAGCTTTTCTGCCCCTCGTGCCTTGCAGGCCAAGGAATCCGCACTCGCCTTGCGGCCGGGGGCGGCCGTTTCATCGAGTCGCTTCCGAGGCAGCATCACGGCCGGCGACATCGACGGCGATGGAGTCGATGACATCGTTTATTCGACTGGGCGAGAGGCTACCTTGTTGAAGGGGACGCCCACCACGTCGGACCCTCCGCGAGGACGGCGATGA
- a CDS encoding protein kinase, protein MSICAQDGAALLPDAAFSGVDRDLEPGQVVGEYRVEEKIGEGGFGSVYRAIHPLIGKAAAIKVLNRQSSSNPRMVTRFIAEARAVNQIRHRHIVDIFSFGALDDGRQYLVMELLDGMPLDKYLRSEKGRLIPEEAIPILRGVARALDAAHAAGIIHRDLKPENIFLSFDEDGSPLPKLLDFGVAKLRDAEAALGCKTQTGTPIGTPSYMSPEQCRGRAVDQRTDIYSFGVLTYELLTGNVPFRGNDVVEVLLKQTNEAPAPMSSVCRAVPPALDAPVLQMLEKDPASRPESAGEAAELLASVAKAAGFRVSTAGALATERGVPHSPVRRVRPTPRTGAAMTLPAPVAADVPPLRRSVVRLTRVGFAGAGALVTIALILIGAGLIRQASRPDGWPAPTSFAAAVDHVQAPSPAPSEVQANDVSVIVQATPPNAMVWHGEEKLGTAPGPFRLPRTLGTTRLTVKAEGYKSSDIVVDTSSNASAVVTLTRMVARPAAGVKAPPPRAPSQRGEIPTDIHEQ, encoded by the coding sequence GTGAGCATATGTGCGCAAGATGGCGCGGCACTGTTGCCGGATGCTGCCTTCAGCGGCGTGGATCGCGATCTCGAACCTGGTCAAGTCGTCGGAGAATACCGGGTCGAGGAGAAGATAGGAGAGGGGGGCTTCGGCTCCGTTTATCGCGCGATCCATCCGCTGATTGGCAAAGCGGCGGCCATCAAGGTGTTGAATCGCCAGAGCTCTTCCAACCCCCGGATGGTCACGCGATTCATTGCGGAGGCCCGAGCGGTCAATCAGATTCGGCACCGGCATATCGTCGATATCTTTTCCTTCGGGGCCCTGGACGATGGGCGGCAGTACCTCGTCATGGAGCTCCTGGATGGGATGCCGCTCGACAAATATTTGAGAAGCGAAAAAGGACGCCTCATCCCCGAAGAGGCGATTCCGATTTTACGCGGTGTGGCACGCGCGCTCGACGCGGCGCATGCGGCGGGCATCATTCATCGCGATCTGAAGCCGGAAAACATCTTCCTTTCGTTCGACGAAGACGGCAGCCCTCTCCCCAAGTTGCTCGACTTTGGCGTGGCCAAGTTGAGGGATGCGGAGGCGGCGCTGGGGTGCAAAACGCAAACGGGCACGCCCATCGGCACGCCGAGCTACATGTCGCCGGAACAATGCCGCGGGCGGGCCGTGGACCAGCGCACGGACATCTATTCGTTCGGTGTGCTCACCTACGAGCTTTTGACGGGCAACGTCCCGTTTCGCGGCAACGATGTGGTGGAGGTGCTGCTCAAGCAGACCAACGAGGCGCCGGCTCCCATGTCGTCGGTCTGCCGTGCGGTCCCTCCGGCGCTCGACGCGCCCGTATTGCAAATGCTGGAAAAAGATCCCGCGTCTCGCCCCGAATCGGCCGGCGAGGCCGCGGAGTTGCTGGCCTCTGTCGCGAAGGCGGCAGGTTTTCGCGTGAGTACGGCAGGCGCCCTTGCGACCGAGCGCGGAGTGCCCCATTCGCCGGTGCGCCGTGTTCGGCCCACGCCAAGAACCGGTGCGGCCATGACGTTGCCGGCTCCCGTCGCGGCCGACGTTCCCCCGCTGCGGCGGTCCGTCGTTCGATTGACCAGGGTAGGCTTTGCGGGCGCTGGCGCATTGGTGACGATCGCACTCATTTTGATTGGCGCCGGGCTGATACGACAAGCGAGTCGGCCCGATGGATGGCCTGCGCCAACGTCGTTCGCGGCCGCCGTCGATCATGTGCAAGCCCCTTCTCCTGCGCCGAGTGAGGTGCAGGCGAACGACGTTTCGGTCATCGTGCAAGCCACGCCCCCGAATGCGATGGTCTGGCATGGCGAAGAGAAGCTCGGGACCGCGCCGGGCCCCTTCCGGCTTCCGCGAACCCTTGGCACGACGCGTCTCACGGTGAAGGCCGAGGGGTACAAGTCCTCGGACATCGTCGTCGACACGAGCAGCAACGCGAGTGCCGTCGTGACGCTCACCAGGATGGTCGCGCGCCCCGCGGCGGGCGTCAAAGCGCCACCACCTCGAGCTCCGAGTCAAAGAGGAGAGATTCCGACGGACATTCACGAGCAATGA
- a CDS encoding cupin domain-containing protein: MIKRALWAMTIALAFVPDPSAQAADGLGNKVTLVYDHAISNIPGKSVKSFLVEYAPGGFDAGHTHAKSAFIYATVLQGAIRSSVNGGPVITYRTGESFTELPGDHHGVSENASKTEPAKLLAVFVVDTNEKNLTTIDKK, translated from the coding sequence TTGATCAAGAGAGCTCTCTGGGCGATGACGATCGCCCTCGCATTCGTGCCCGATCCCTCCGCCCAGGCGGCCGATGGTTTGGGCAACAAAGTGACACTGGTCTACGACCATGCCATTTCCAATATTCCTGGCAAAAGCGTGAAGAGTTTCCTCGTCGAATACGCGCCGGGCGGATTCGACGCCGGGCACACGCATGCCAAATCCGCGTTCATCTACGCAACCGTGTTGCAGGGAGCGATTCGCAGCTCGGTGAATGGAGGCCCCGTCATCACGTACCGGACCGGCGAGAGCTTCACGGAATTGCCGGGCGACCACCACGGTGTCAGCGAAAACGCCAGCAAGACCGAGCCTGCGAAATTGCTGGCCGTATTCGTCGTCGACACCAATGAGAAGAATTTGACGACGATCGACAAGAAGTAG
- a CDS encoding SDR family oxidoreductase, giving the protein MKIVVIGGTGLIGSKLVSKLTAAGHQALAASPNTGVNTLTGDGLREALTDASVLVDVSNSPSFEDAAVLEFFTKSTKNLLTAAAALGVKHYVALSVVGCERMPDSGYLRAKVAQELLIKAGSIPYTIVRATQFFEFVKGIADSATENGTVRLPTALIQPLAADNVAYALAEASLTKPVNGIIEIAGPETFQLDELVRQGLSARKDPRLVLGDPNAQYFGTLLHERSLLPGGTAHIGATRFADWLEKSAV; this is encoded by the coding sequence ATGAAAATCGTAGTCATTGGCGGTACGGGGCTCATCGGGTCGAAGCTGGTAAGCAAGCTCACCGCGGCCGGTCACCAGGCTCTTGCAGCGTCACCGAATACGGGGGTCAACACGCTCACCGGCGATGGGCTGCGCGAAGCTCTCACGGATGCGTCGGTTCTCGTCGACGTTTCCAATTCGCCGTCCTTCGAGGATGCGGCCGTTCTGGAGTTCTTCACGAAGTCGACCAAGAACCTGCTGACCGCAGCTGCGGCGCTGGGCGTGAAGCACTACGTGGCCTTGTCGGTCGTTGGCTGTGAGCGCATGCCGGACAGCGGCTATCTCCGCGCGAAGGTCGCCCAGGAACTGCTCATCAAGGCCGGCTCGATCCCGTACACGATCGTCCGCGCCACCCAATTCTTCGAATTCGTGAAGGGCATCGCCGACTCCGCGACCGAAAACGGTACGGTTCGTCTGCCGACGGCCCTCATTCAGCCCCTCGCGGCAGACAATGTCGCTTACGCGCTCGCCGAAGCCTCGCTCACCAAGCCCGTGAACGGAATCATCGAGATTGCAGGTCCCGAGACCTTCCAACTCGACGAACTCGTTCGACAGGGCTTGAGCGCGCGCAAGGATCCCCGCTTGGTGCTCGGGGACCCGAACGCGCAGTACTTCGGTACCCTCCTCCACGAGCGCTCCCTCCTGCCCGGAGGCACGGCCCACATTGGAGCGACCCGCTTCGCGGACTGGCTCGAAAAATCGGCTGTTTAG
- a CDS encoding sigma-70 family RNA polymerase sigma factor has product MHADPDGTAANLDEAASIFAGVRRRLFGLAYRMLGSKAEAEDVVQEVWLRWQTYDERSQVLDPAAFLVTTAVRLAINAVQSARARRETYIGPWLPEPVDTHADPELGAVRGEALEIAVLFLLEKLSATERAAYVLREAFDYAYSQIAAILEINEANARQLVTRARTHLASERRTPVSPAEQRRLLGTFLKAAQAGDRTALESLFVADIANYSDGGGIRGVARVPVVGRATVAKFVASFPEKFWGGVEFTWVEANARASILISRDGKAFGLVTLDASEQGIERLLWVMNPAKLDDVASCLGSAQR; this is encoded by the coding sequence ATGCACGCGGATCCCGACGGCACGGCGGCCAATCTCGATGAGGCAGCTTCCATTTTTGCAGGGGTCCGCCGTCGCTTGTTCGGGCTGGCCTACCGCATGCTGGGCAGCAAGGCAGAAGCCGAGGACGTCGTGCAGGAAGTCTGGCTGCGGTGGCAAACGTACGACGAGCGCAGCCAGGTGTTGGACCCCGCCGCATTTCTCGTGACCACGGCGGTGCGACTGGCCATCAATGCCGTGCAGTCGGCGCGCGCGCGTCGCGAGACCTATATTGGCCCGTGGCTTCCCGAGCCCGTGGATACGCACGCGGATCCCGAGCTCGGGGCGGTGCGCGGAGAAGCTTTGGAGATTGCGGTGTTGTTTCTCCTGGAGAAGCTTTCCGCCACGGAGCGCGCCGCGTACGTGCTGCGCGAGGCGTTCGATTACGCGTATTCGCAGATTGCCGCTATTCTCGAGATCAACGAAGCCAACGCGCGCCAGCTGGTGACCCGCGCCCGAACGCACCTGGCTTCCGAGCGGCGTACGCCCGTGAGCCCGGCCGAGCAACGACGGCTCCTGGGCACGTTCCTGAAGGCGGCGCAGGCGGGCGATCGAACGGCTTTGGAATCGCTCTTCGTCGCCGATATCGCGAACTACTCGGATGGCGGCGGCATCCGCGGTGTCGCTCGCGTTCCCGTGGTGGGGAGGGCAACCGTCGCGAAGTTCGTCGCGTCCTTCCCGGAGAAATTCTGGGGCGGTGTCGAGTTCACCTGGGTGGAGGCCAACGCTCGCGCATCGATTCTGATTTCACGCGACGGCAAGGCCTTTGGCCTGGTGACCCTCGATGCGTCGGAGCAGGGGATTGAACGTCTGCTGTGGGTGATGAACCCGGCGAAGCTCGACGATGTCGCATCGTGCTTGGGGTCGGCTCAACGCTGA